ttagagtagattgtgatgaattattgagTATTGCGGATGCTGGGAACtgattatttatgatttaaaattcgaaaatatgtcttaaatctacaaatgtttaattattctattttacaTTACTTTCAATTGGTTTCTTTTTACCGCAGTctctatattttaatttagtttatattgaattatcaATACTTTCAATGTGCTTATACCTATATTATGATTCATGCTTCTGATGAATAACTTACTGATCTAATTCCTATGTTTGATAGATTACAATttaatttactaaaattattataacGTATATAATTGTGTGTTTACTTGTTGCAACTTattgaaatctatttttaatGTGCTGCGTATTTGGAATTTATTAAAGCATATATGAACTCCTTAAAATAGTTGATGCATGATAgcaatattaaatttaaattttaaatgtatCTAGAACCATATAtagtttagtttaaaaaaatctaaacacacggttctaattaaaataatgaaagagTCTGATACTATGTCTATATAtagtttagtttaaaaaaatctaaacacACGattctaactaaaataatgaaagaGTCTGATACTATCTTCAAAACACATTCAATTACAAAAGTGTGAAGTGTTCAACATATGCATAAGTGTATTATCCCCCtccatttttttcaaactattgctaataattctttaaattcAAGAACTCAATATAAGATGTTTTATCTGCCACCAGCAATAAAGAGGTaacaatattaaattatttaaggtattaaaaattattatcattataaatatttgataaacaAAGTAATGATAAAAGAACACGTAAATATTAGAGAAGATTAAAGGATATATTAGAGAAATATAATGGAAttatttaagatttaaattatatctaataatttataatgcaaatattaaagattaaaattgTACTTGAACATTCATTATCAGTATTTGTGCATTTTAGAAGAACTCTTATTTCTTCTGATTTCATAAAACACTTTCTTACTTTTCTTGACGTCATATGCTTGAAAAAACAATGCAAAAAAAAGGGTAAATCAATCAATTaacatgattaaaaaaattaaaattaataaatttctatattaattttagtaataGAATAACATtttagatcacataatgctatgattatgaataaaacgcaaaacataatattataaaaaaaaattaagttagtCAAGATAAGATACCTCTAAATGATTCCATAAATACAAAAACAACTTCatcttaattgttttataataATCATCAACAATCACAAACTACATAAAAACATCCAACATCCCAAAGAATCTGTATATCACAATAGATTTTGAAAcacttctttaatttatttactacaTTATAGCCTCATTTGTTAATTGTCCGTCTTCATTGTAACTCAGTATTTTTAATCCTTTCTACTTGTAAATCTAGAAACAACTACATAAAGTTGTCCATGAGTAAATATTggtttcttaaaaaataatccaACATGAGATAAATACTGCCCTTGACTCTTGTTGATTGTCATGGCAAATGATATAGTTATAGGAAACTATCTTCTTTGAAACTTAAATGGAATTCTAGCATCCGAAGGTGTTAAAGTCATTCTTGGAATAAATACCTTCTATCCAACCATATGTCCAGATAAAACCTTTGCTACAATTATTTGATTTCCAAGTTTGGTAACAATCAACCTAGTTCCGTTACATAATCCTGCTGTCTGATCAAAATTTCTTACTAACATCACTGGAACTCCAACTTTTAAAGTGATTGAAAGATTTGAAACTCCTGAACATTTAATAGTGCTCAAAAAATCTGGTGTGTCAACATGTTCCAAAGCTGAATAAGTATGATCAGGCTTGCATATTTTATCAGAACTCAAATATGATTTCTCAGGATTATGATTCAAGGATATcctatattgattgattgattccACAATATCAAGAGTCAGAGCAAGATTTGCTCTTTGTTGTGGGTATCCAACATCATTACAAGTAGTACTAAAATCTGGATAAGTACTTTCCACAATAGTTGCTATTGGATCAATACACTCACTTATTAGAAGATTCTTTGGTATTAAAACTTTGTCAATTCCATCAAATGAGTTACCAGTACTACCATCCCCAACTGTCAATATCCAATTAGaaaactctttcaattcttttagATCAGAAACAGTGTCACTATTTTGCAACCTCATATTCTTTTTAAGTGTTAATAATTCACAATGGGACCATAAATATGAAGAGTTGAGAGTTGCATTAACAATATCTTGTCGACTCCCTTTTGGGATAACAGAAAGAATTTTGTCTGAAGTGACCTCCAATAACAATTATTTTACCACCAAATGGTAATTGTGACTTAGATACATCTTTGTAGCCCATAATATCTCTTAAAGTCTTAAAAGAGCTTCAAAACAATGTCGATGCATCATTGGAGCTTCATCCCAGATAATCAACTTAGTCTTGATTAGAAAATGTGCTAAAGGAGTACCTTGTTTTAAATTGCATGTTGAATCTTCAGTTATATTTAGCGGGATAACAAATCTTGAATCTGTTGTTCGACCACCTGGTAATAAAAGATGCAATCCCGCTAGATGCAATTGTCAAGACAACATCTCCTTTAGACCTAATGGCAGCTGATAGAGTCTTCCAAATATAAGTTTTTCCTGTTCCTCCAAATCcgtataaaatgaaaaatccaccatttttttcattaattgctgcactaattttttttataaattaacttCTGCTCATCCGTTAAATTTAATAGCAATTGTTGATGTTTATTAGTTAAAACACGTTTATTGTaatgcatttcatcacaatttAGTATATTGGTGCCATCAACATCATCCTCACTGTAAACAGGTAATGGCATTTTAGGAAAATCTGAAAAACTTCTTCcacaacttttttaaaaaatttctatcTTTTGCAAGCAACAATTTAACAAATCATCATATGATAGATAgacttctaaaaaaaatttacatatattataaattaatatttaaacataaatgtaataaataaaataattagtctaaaaatataatatagaattaatgaattttaataaGATTACtgtaaatttaaaacattattgGGTACCTCGCTAATCGAATACTCTTCTTTGTTCATGAAGAATATCTTCAGATAATAAATTCCATGTTGATTGCCAAACAACCTCCGGACGTGATATTGAATTTGATATAAGTAGCATAGAAAATAATTGTCTTAGATATGATGGCATTCCCCAATGACTTGCTTCTACTATAACATCAATATACTCTTTGTCGTCATTTAATAATCCTAAAGCATAACATGCATCTCTACAAGTATCATGATCAACATCATTTATTCTTCTGATATCCTCATATGAAGTGGGACCTCTAACAATATTTAATAACAATCTAAGATAATATTGCTCACCAGATCTCGGGggaacaaaaaaaatctttcgAATCGAAAATGCAAAAGTTTTCTTTTATCCCATTTCTTAGATTGTTGttttgaaacaaaatttaaagGAAATTCTGCATAGGTCAAATCTCTTGCTTCAGGAAATTCCTTGTTTGCTTCAAACCAACTTAAAAACTTGGATTTTTATGGTTGGTTTATTGATGACAACATCAATCGGATCATCATCTGAAAATATGATATTCTTATTGCCTGGTAAATGAAAAGATAACCTTTCGGTATGGTGGAttgaaaatttaagaatttttcaagCTGCTTCACATGGTGAAATATACCAACAATCACAATACATATTTATTTCGTCAATTCCCTTGAATCTGAAGAATTCTCACTATCACAAAAGGCAGTTGTCACACAGTCATGATCTTTATTAACATActtaaataagtatttaataGACCTTGATTGATTGCACCATTCAACATTAATACGCGCCCCatatttcaacaacaaaaaTCTATTGTGTGGTACAACATATCTATTATCCAAATCAATACTTGATCTCTTTGTAGATCTGTCATCATCTCTTCATCAATTGAGGTAGAAGGAATAAACATTTTTGGAAAgtgttttcatcattttccattttgcaGGAGATGGTTTTCTAACTGAACTCATGTGTCATGAAGTTTGTAACAGCTACATAACAATCCggatcaattaatttatttggtaATTCAGCCgaaataatatcatcaatatcacTAATATTCGAAGATTTATTATGTAGAAATAGCAATATATGTGCATGAGCCAATCCACGCTTTTGAAATTCAATAGCATAAATCAccatatcaaataataaatatgatattattatttattaataattcaaatttaaaataaacaattgTGGTATAATAATAAGGCAGTAATATACCTGCTTTTACTTGTCCAAAAACTTTGTTGTCTCGCACATCCTTAATCAAGTGATCTAATTTGACTTTAAAGACTCTCGTTATATTGTCTGGGCGATCTTCTGGAGTCAATCCCCTACTTTTCACAAATCTACTGATCTCAGGCCACTTAGGATTGCGAGTAAATGTAATAAATAGATCAGGATATCCAGCCCATTTGCATATTGTCATTGCGTCTTGATAGTTTTGCAACATATAACGTGTACCTCTAGTGAAAGAAGAAGATATCCTTTATAGAATTCTGCTCTTAAGTGTGGTTGATGCAACCTATAAAATAGCAATCTAGAATATTCTATTATTGTATATCCATCTACCAAAAATTCTTGAAATAATCTTTTACCCAAAACAATTATTAGGACTTCATTCTTCCTTTCTTGAATtttgtatgaaaagtagtcAAGAGCGCTAACATATTTTCTTCCATCAGATGATTTATCAATTTCATTTAAAGGAATATCTTCTCTATATCCATCTTCACCAAATGGAAAAAGTAATGGATATTGCAAACCTAAGTAAGTTGCATCCCACTCACTTATTCTCTTAAGTAGTCCAAAATgactttatattattatatctctGTCAGAACTGGTTGGGTCAAAATCACCAACCACCAGAGCTGCTACCTCAGAGAAACTATTGGCAAATTGTACCTTCTCCCATCTGTTCCTCTTTTTCCTATctgtaacaacccatttagtcggtttgagcagtagaattatttttgataaatacttactgggtcgacggaccacgcgacggatcgtcatggtcacgacggaccgtcatggactccgtcgtcccatacttgggcaatttcttctgctgctctcttcacaaccctcgacggcaagtatgacgaaccatcataggcacaacggtccgtcgagcgtcttcgttccaaaacacttcaactcttggaatctgggtactgNNNNNNNNNNNNNNNNNNNNNNNNNNNNNNNNNNNNNNNNNNNNNNNNNNNNNNNNNNNNNNNNNNNNNNNNNNNNNNNNNNNNNNNNNNNNNNNNNNNNNNNNNNNNNNNNNNNNNNNNNNNNNNNNNNNNNNNNNNNNNNNNNNNNNNNNNNNNNNNNNNNNNNNNNNNNNNNNNNNNNNNNNNNNNNNNNNNNNNNNNNNNNNNNNNNNNNNNNNNNNNNNNNNNNNNNNNNNNNNNNNNNNNNNNNNNNNNNNNNNNNNNNNNNNNNNNNNNNNNNNNNNNNNNNNNNNNNNNNNNNNNNNNNNNNNNNNNNNNNNNNNNNNNNNNNNNNNNNNNNNNNNNNNNNNNNNNNNNNNNNNNNNNNNNNNNNNNNNNNNNNNNNNNNNNNNNNNNNNNNNNNNNNNNNNNNNNNNNNNNNNNNNNNNNNNNNNNNNNNNNNNNNNNNNNNNNNNNNNNNNNNNNNNNNNNNNNNNNNNNNNNNNNNNNNNNNNNNNNNNNNNNNNNNNNNNNNNNNNNNNNNNNNNNNNNNNNNNNNNNNNNNNNNNNNNNNNNNNNNNNNNNNNNNNNNNNNNNNNNNNNNNNNNNNNNNNNNNNNNNNNNNNNNNNNNNNNNNNNNNNNNNNNNNNNNNNNNNNNNNNNNNNNNNNNNNNNNNNNNNNNNNNNNNNNNNNNNNNNNNNNNNNNNNNNNNNNNNNNNNNNNNNNNNNNNNNNNNNNNNNNNNNNNNNNNNNNNNNNNNNNNNNNNNNNNNNNNNNNNNNNNNNNNNNNNNNNNNNNNNNNNNNNNNNNNNNNNNNNNNNNNNNNNNNNNNNNNNNNNNNNNNNNNNNNNNNNNNNNNNNNNNNNNNNNNNNNNNNNNNNNNNNNNNNNNNNNNNNNNNNNNNNNNNNNNNNNNNNNNNNNNNNNNNNNNNNNNNNNNNNNNNNNNNNNNNNNNNNNNNNNNNNNNNNNNNNNNNNNNNNNNNNNNNNNNNNNNNNNNNNNNNNNNNNNNNNNNNNNNNNNNNNNNNNNNNNNNNNNNNNNNNNNNNNNNNNNNNNNNNNNNNNNNNNNNNNNNNNNNNNNNNNNNNNNNNNNNNNNNNNNNNNNNNNNNNNNNNNNNNNNNNNNNNNNNNNNNNNNNNNNNNNNNNNNNNNNNNNNNNNNNNNNNNNNNNNNNNNNNNNNNNNNNNNNNNNNNNNNNNNNNNNNNNNNNNNNNNNNNNNNNNNNNNNNNNNNNNNNNNNNNNNNNNNNNNNNNNNNNNNNNNNNNNNNNNNNNNNNNNNNNNNNNNNNNNNNNNNNNNNNNNNNNNNNNNNNNNNNNNNNNNNNNNNNNNNNNNNNNNNNNNNNNNNNNNNNNNNNNNNNNNNNNNNNNNNNNNNNNNNNNNNNNNNNNNNNNNNNNNNNNNNNNNNNNNNNNNNNNNNNNNNNNNNNNNNNNNNNNNNNNNNNNNNNNNNNNNNNNNNNNNNNNNNNNNNNNNNNNNNNNNNNNNNNNNNNNNNNNNNNNNNNNNNNNNNNNNNNNNNNNNNNNNNNNNNNNNNNNNNNNNNNNNNNNNNNNNNNNNNNNNNNNNNNNNNNNNNNNNNNNNNNNNNNNNNNNNNNNNNNNNNNNNNNNNNNNNNNNNNNNNNNNNNNNNNNNNNNNNNNNNNNNNNNNNNNNNNNNNNNNNNNNNNNNNNNNNNNNNNNNNNNNNNNNNNNNNNNNNNNNNNNNNNNNNNNNNNNNNNNNNNNNNNNNNNNNNNNNNNNNNNNNNNNNNNNNNNNNNNNNNNNNNNNNNNNNNNNNNNNNNNNNNNNNNNNNNNNNNNNNNNNNNNNNNNNNNNNNNNNNNNNNNNNNNNNNNNNNNNNNNNNNNNNNNNNNNNNNNNNNNNNNNNNNNNNNNNNNNNNNNNNNNNNNNNNNNNNNNNNNNNNNNNNNNNNNNNNNNNNNNNNNNNNNNNNNNNNNNNNNNNNNNNNNNNN
The window above is part of the Solanum pennellii chromosome 5, SPENNV200 genome. Proteins encoded here:
- the LOC107019418 gene encoding uncharacterized protein LOC107019418 is translated as MRLQNSDTVSDLKELKEFSNWILTVGDGSTGNSFDGIDKVLIPKNLLISECIDPIATIVESTYPDFSTTCNDVGYPQQRANLALTLDIVESINQYRISLNHNPEKSYLSSDKICKPDHTYSALEHVDTPDFLSTIKCSGVSNLSITLKVGVPVMLVRNFDQTAGLCNGTRLIVTKLGNQIIVAKVLSGHMVG